The following DNA comes from Quercus robur chromosome 1, dhQueRobu3.1, whole genome shotgun sequence.
TGCAAAAACTGTTAGTGCATTGAAAATCCTGGAAAAAATTGTCCAAGAAACGATTAATTATTGTGTGCTCTTATGACTTATGTGAGAATAAtcttatatgtgtgtatgtgtgtgtgatagTGACATTGTATACATATTGTTCCTAAATATGTCGAGTTTTATATAGTaatgtatataataattttttttgaaaactcttttgggaaatatgtatataatcattctaaataaacatatatataaacaaacattgTACGGTGAATTCATATGATGACATATGCATTCATTCGTAACTACACAATAATGATGTGTAATGTATACTGAGGTTTAAATTGTATGGCTCTTTCAGTTCTGAAAGTCTTTGCTGTGTGGGTTCTGAAAAAGAAAGCCTGCGAGGTGAACAAGTTTTGCTGaccatgtttgcattttcctACTCCATATTGCATCCTTACCAAGCGAGTTTACAAACACCCTAATTCTTTGTTGTGGCACGTCTCCCCTAAAAGGCCAATGTTTGTGTTCAAACGAATCAAGTGTGTACACCTATAATTAGGATAGCATCATAGTGCATCTGTAAAAGAGTAATTACTGTTGCATTAACATAACCCCCTATCTTCTGCATGATAACCACAATTAATTGTCCTTATCCAGGTCTGCCATGGGTCGTCACTGCTTCTACGTTTACTATGATGGGGAACAGTATTTCCATGACTTGCATGGGTTGTCCTATAAAGGCGAGTCAGTGAAGCAGAAGTTCATTGAGTTGAAATGGGGAACACACTTGAGAAAAATGCACCGGAAGATAATGGAAGCTCTACGGTTGGACAAGGAGTCACATAAGATATCCATTGTGTACCGTGCCCCCCAGATACTTGTGAGTACTCAGGTTGTCTACAACTCAAATCCGTTGGGTTGCGATGCTGACGTGGACATGATGTGGGCAGTGATTAAGCGGACCCCCCAGTTCATAGCGTCTGACTTGTATGTAACTGTTGAGGCTGTTGGGTTCCATGGTAGTGCAAGTTCACAGCATGCCAGTGGGGTGGAAGAGCCACACTCATTGTCGGTTGACGTGCATCCTCCCTTTGCCTATGCCACGCCTTTCCCCTACAATAATCAACCATGTGCAATAGATCATTTGGACAACACCGAAGTGGTGGGCGCCACCAATACACATGATGTGGGAGGGTCTATTCACACATATGAGCATGTCCAAGCTGATATGGACGGGGGAATTGATATTGATGCCAGCCGAGATGTGTATGAAGAGTTCATTGATACTGATGGACCAGTGGACGACGCGGAGGTCTTAGATGTACCACTGATTGAAAATAACGAGGAGGATTGCCTTACAACAGTTCCTATCCCAGAATGGTTCACATCAAACACATGGGACAATATTAATGACCCATCACCTGCATTGGGTACAGGACATCTTACAAGTTGGCATAAAGATGACCACCCAGCAAGGGGGATGCTATTCAAGAATAAAGCCTCTGTTCAATATGTGTTGACCCTCTACTCTGTGGAGCATAATAAGCAATACAAGGTCATCAAGTCTGACACCAATAGGCTGGTAGTGCGGTGTAAGAATGAGGCATGTCTGTGGTCAATTCGGGCCAATTGCAGCAAGAAGCACGGGATGTGGGTTATCAGTACATGTAAGGGTCCCCATAGTTGCTCATCCCTCCAGCTACCAACTGATGGGCGGATGATGGATTCAAAGTTCATCTCCATTGCACTTGAGAAGTATGTACGGGAAGACCTAACCCGAAAGGTAAGGGACTTGCGTAGTATGTTGCATGCAAGGCATGGGCATGATGTAACTATGTACAAGGTTTGGGAAGCCAAACAGAAGGCAGTTGCACGTATTTACGGGGATTTTGACGAGTCGTACGCAGAATTGCCACGATTTCTAGCTGCATTGTCTGATGCAGATCCGGATACTGTGACCACACTAAAGTGTGACCCCAATGTCCCGGGGACTTGTATATTCAACTCCGCGTTTTGGGCTTTCGGTCCGTGTATTAGAGGGTTTAGGCATTGCAGGCCGGTGATAAGCATAGATGCAACGCACCTTTATGGCAAGTACAAAGGAAAGCTGTTGATAGCAATGGCAACAGATGGTAACAACGAGGTTTATCCACTCGCATTTGCCGTTGTCGAAAGCGAGAGCACGGAGACATGGGGATGGTTCTTGGCATGCCTGTTGACCTATGTTACAGACCGCACCAATTTGTGTATAATATCCGACAGGCATCGTGGGATACAATCATGCTTCGATGACACCACTAGGGGCTACTTGCAACCGCCCTTAACCCATCACCGGTATTGCCTCCGCCATTTAGTAAGCAATGTTAACACTAACTTCAATAGTGTGTCGTTGAAGAACTTGGTATGGAACGCAGCAACTGCGAATCAAGTTAGGAAGTTTGAGAACACCATGGATTGCATCAAGAATGTCAACCCGGCTGCGTACGACTATCTTAAGGAGGTAAATCAAGAAAAGTGGACACTTGTACACGACCATGGGCACCGAtatggggcaatgacaaccaacctGTCAGAGTGCTTCAATGGGGTACTTAAGGGCGCACGTAGCTTGCCCATAACTGCAATGGTGAAGTTTACATTTTACAAGGTGAACTCATACTTTGACGAACGTCGAAACAAAACCCTAGAGAAGTTGGAAGAGGGGCAAGTGTGGTGCAAATATGCCTATGACAAGTTCGAGGAAAATCAAGAGAAGGCGAAGCTCCATATTGTTAGAAGGATGAGTGCGCAACGACGGTTATATACAGTGGAGACACAGTCTTCACTGTTGAACACTGGCGGGGGAGATCACACCCATAGGGTTTCCCTCATAGACATGACATGCACGTGCGGCAAATGGGAAGCAAACAAGATCCCTTGTTCCCACTTGATAGCAGTTTGTGCCAAACACAACCATGATGCCACTGAGTATATGGATCATTTCTACCGCCTTGAAGAACGCTATCACAGCTATGAGCCTATATTCCAACCACTAAAAGATAGGTTAGAATGGCCGGAGCCAGCAGAAAGGAGAACCGTAATGCCAAACCAGCGGTTGATCCGTGAAAAAGGTCGGCCCAAGTCCACGAGAATCCGCAATGAGATGGATGACGAGGATAGGGAGTTGCCAACCTCATTGTGGATTGAGAATGGACCAAAGTTGAAGTGTGGGTTGTGTCGCCAAGAGGGTCATAACCGTCGTACATGTCCAACTCGAAATGTGGCTTCAACAAGCCATGGTGCTATGTAGCAGGTAACAATTACAAATCATAGTAACAAGGGGGTATCATAAGTTATTCTTCTTTACATGTTTAGATATTACATTATATGAGTTATAATTAAGATGTGGGCAGTAATTTGTAGTATTCTTTCAATCTTATTGTTTGTGGTGTACATATTCTAGTATTCATGAGGTCTCTATTTCCCTAACTGTATATGTTTTGCTGCAGATTTGTATTCAATCCGCAAGGTGTAACTGTAGATGCTCCTCATTTAAGCAGGCAAGCTTGAATGCTCTTCTATATTTGTCAATTCAATTTATTGATTACCATGGGTTGTATACTAATTTCTGTGTTGGCTACTCCTCAGAAAGGAGGCAACTtctgaaaagaacaaaaagaaggtGTCACTCAAATGCTATGACTCCATGTTTGCCTAAAACCATTGTTGGTGGATGCTGTCCAAGTTTCAACTTACAATTGCTATGACTGTTTAAAATGCAGAAatggaactttttatttttgtacatcAACTGATTTAAATGCATAGAGGCTCTTTACTTACAAATAAGCTTGTATATATGGATGATTTTTTCATTCGCGTAATGCAAATGGGGGAATGTTACTGATGGATGTGGTTGGTTATGATTTGTATGGATGACTTGTTGTTCACAGCATGGTTGTCAGCAGGTCCACTTTAACCATGAATAAGCACGATACTGAATGCGTGTGAACAGTGCAAGTAgcaagcaaaactacaagtagaAAGGTTATACTAaatgaaactcgattttctagaTAACGAGTTACGTTGCAGTCCATTTTCAACCCCCTTCGACTGTATCCACTCTCAATTGTCAAGTATCTGAGTTACTCGATTTCTCGATATCCGAGTTACCTTCAACATACCTCGATTTATAGGGTACCGAGTTACGTTggagattcctcttggactgtatctggaccagtccaaatagCTGGACTGGGTGATTGAGCCCAGTCACGGAAACTCGATTTCCTTATCACCGAGTTATTTTGAGAAGAACTCGCTATCTGTACCTtcgagatacgttgaagaccgttgtctccacttagattcctcttggactgcctctggaccagtccaattaTCTGGGCTGGTTCAGGAAGCCCAgtcaacttaactcgatttcGTGGTTACCGAGTTATGTTGAGAGTAACTCGATATATATAGcatcgagatacgttgaagaccgttgtctgcacttagattcctcttggactgccttTGGACCAGTCCAATTATCTGGGCTGGTTCAGGAAGCCCAgtcaacttaactcgatttcGTGGTTACCGAGTTATGTTGAGAGTAACTCGATATATATAGcatcgagatacgttgaagaccgttgtctccacttagattcctcttggactgcctctggaccagtccaattaTCTGGGCTGGTCCAGGAAGCCCAGTCAACTTAACTTGATTTCGTGGTTACCGAGTTATGTTGAGAGTAACTCGATATATATAGcatcgagatacgttgaagaccgttgtctgcacttagattcctcttggactgcctctggaccagtccaattaTCTGGGCTGGTTCAGGAAGCCCAgtcaacttaactcgatttcGTGGTTACCGAGTTATGTTGAGAGTAACTCGATATATATAGcatcgagatacgttgaagaccgttgtctccacttagattcctcttggactgcctctggaccagtccaattaTCTGGGCTGGTCCAGGAAGCCCAgtcaacttaactcgatttcGTGGTTACCGAGTTATGTTGAGAGTAACTCGATATATATAGcatcgagatacgttgaagaccgttgtctccacttagattcctcttggactgcctctggaccagtccaattaTCTGGGCTGGTCCAGGAAGCCCAgtcaacttaactcgatttcGTGGTTACCGAGTTATGTTGAGAGTAACTCGATATATATAGcatcgagatacgttgaagaccgttgtctgcacttagattcctcttggactgcctctggaccagtccaattaTCTGGGCTGGTTCAGGAAGCCCAgtcaacttaactcgatttcGTGGTTACCGAGTTATGTTGAGAGTAACTCGATATATATAGcatcgagatacgttgaagaccgttgtctccacttagattcctcttggactgcctctggaccagtccaattaTCTGGGTTGGTCCAGGAAGCCCAgtcaacttaactcgatttcGTGGTTACCGAGTTATGTTGAG
Coding sequences within:
- the LOC126706369 gene encoding uncharacterized protein LOC126706369 translates to MGRHCFYVYYDGEQYFHDLHGLSYKGESVKQKFIELKWGTHLRKMHRKIMEALRLDKESHKISIVYRAPQILVSTQVVYNSNPLGCDADVDMMWAVIKRTPQFIASDLYVTVEAVGFHGSASSQHASGVEEPHSLSVDVHPPFAYATPFPYNNQPCAIDHLDNTEVVGATNTHDVGGSIHTYEHVQADMDGGIDIDASRDVYEEFIDTDGPVDDAEVLDVPLIENNEEDCLTTVPIPEWFTSNTWDNINDPSPALGTGHLTSWHKDDHPARGMLFKNKASVQYVLTLYSVEHNKQYKVIKSDTNRLVVRCKNEACLWSIRANCSKKHGMWVISTCKGPHSCSSLQLPTDGRMMDSKFISIALEKYVREDLTRKVRDLRSMLHARHGHDVTMYKVWEAKQKAVARIYGDFDESYAELPRFLAALSDADPDTVTTLKCDPNVPGTCIFNSAFWAFGPCIRGFRHCRPVISIDATHLYGKYKGKLLIAMATDGNNEVYPLAFAVVESESTETWGWFLACLLTYVTDRTNLCIISDRHRGIQSCFDDTTRGYLQPPLTHHRYCLRHLVSNVNTNFNSVSLKNLVWNAATANQVRKFENTMDCIKNVNPAAYDYLKEVNQEKWTLVHDHGHRYGAMTTNLSECFNGVLKGARSLPITAMVKFTFYKRRRSSILLEG